From Oscillospiraceae bacterium CM, a single genomic window includes:
- a CDS encoding acyl carrier protein, translated as MSGQLSAERVTESIRAFLFDRYLFGYEENELDNDASFMDNGVLDSMGILELVTFVENTFGITVTDADILPENMDSVNRLERFIRTKLNDVVYRG; from the coding sequence ATGAGCGGTCAATTGTCGGCAGAGCGTGTGACGGAGAGCATCCGCGCTTTTTTATTTGACCGCTATTTGTTCGGATATGAGGAGAACGAATTGGATAACGACGCGTCCTTCATGGATAACGGCGTTCTCGATTCGATGGGAATCCTGGAGCTTGTCACCTTTGTCGAAAACACCTTCGGCATAACGGTGACCGATGCGGATATCCTTCCGGAGAATATGGATTCCGTCAATCGCTTGGAGCGATTTATCCGGACGAAATTAAATGACGTGGTCTACAGGGGGTGA
- the panB gene encoding 3-methyl-2-oxobutanoate hydroxymethyltransferase codes for MSKKFTTQSFLEAKRQGEKITMLTAYDYSMAQIMDGCGIDAILVGDSLGMVIQGRESTLGVTLEEMLYHCKCVSRGVQNALVVGDMPFLTYHINSEEAVRNAGRFIQEGNVSAVKLEGGTIMAETVKAIVRAQIPVMGHIGLTPQSIHMFGGFKVQGREEQTARALLDDALALEAAGAFAVVLEAVPEALAKLITEKISIPTIGIGAGRSCDGQVLVVNDVLGLYSEFTPKFAKRYADLKSTITEAVGSYIGDVKTSRFPEQQHTFTMREEILEKLY; via the coding sequence ATGAGCAAAAAATTTACGACGCAATCCTTTCTTGAAGCCAAACGCCAAGGTGAAAAAATAACGATGCTCACCGCGTACGATTATTCGATGGCACAGATAATGGATGGGTGCGGCATCGACGCCATCCTCGTCGGCGACTCGCTCGGTATGGTCATTCAGGGCCGGGAATCAACGCTCGGCGTCACGCTGGAGGAGATGCTCTACCACTGCAAATGCGTGTCGCGCGGCGTTCAAAATGCGCTCGTCGTCGGCGATATGCCCTTTTTAACTTATCACATCAATTCGGAAGAGGCCGTGCGCAACGCCGGGCGCTTTATTCAGGAGGGCAACGTCTCCGCTGTCAAGCTGGAGGGCGGTACCATCATGGCGGAGACCGTTAAAGCCATTGTCCGGGCGCAGATCCCTGTGATGGGCCACATCGGCTTAACGCCGCAGTCTATTCATATGTTCGGCGGCTTTAAAGTTCAGGGCCGGGAGGAACAGACGGCGCGGGCGCTTTTGGACGATGCGCTCGCTCTGGAGGCGGCGGGCGCTTTCGCCGTCGTTTTGGAGGCTGTGCCGGAGGCACTGGCAAAGCTGATTACCGAAAAAATCAGCATTCCGACAATCGGCATCGGCGCCGGCCGCTCCTGTGACGGGCAGGTGCTCGTCGTCAACGACGTTTTAGGGTTGTACTCAGAATTCACCCCGAAGTTTGCCAAGCGGTACGCCGACCTGAAAAGCACGATCACCGAAGCCGTCGGGTCGTATATTGGCGACGTGAAAACAAGCCGTTTCCCTGAGCAGCAGCACACCTTTACAATGCGGGAAGAAATTTTGGAAAAGCTCTATTAA
- a CDS encoding pantoate--beta-alanine ligase yields the protein MLLKTASELNNFLNVSGRGGKTLGFVPTMGSLHEGHLSLIRAAKASCGLVIVSVFVNPTQFGPNEDFTQYPRDLDRDCRLAFSAGADAVFSPDVDEIYPPGAGTTVDVSGALSETLCGASRPGHFKGVATVVTILLNIVRPDTAYFGQKDAQQALLIKKMVRDLHMPVSVLICPIVREEDGLAMSSRNIYLSPDERREAVCLNAGLQKAADYLRSGQPDAYQTDKLVSIIKNCIKAQPLANIDYVEIRDSETLTDIREIAPGKTALAAVAVRFGKTRLIDNRLLTAD from the coding sequence ATGCTATTAAAAACAGCATCAGAATTAAATAATTTTTTAAATGTATCCGGCCGGGGCGGCAAAACGCTCGGCTTTGTGCCGACGATGGGCTCTCTGCACGAGGGGCACCTGTCCCTCATCCGGGCGGCGAAGGCCTCCTGCGGCCTCGTTATTGTAAGCGTTTTTGTTAACCCCACGCAATTTGGCCCGAACGAGGACTTTACGCAGTACCCGCGAGACCTTGACCGCGACTGCCGCCTCGCTTTTTCTGCCGGGGCAGACGCTGTCTTCAGCCCGGACGTCGATGAAATTTATCCCCCCGGCGCAGGGACGACGGTCGACGTCTCCGGTGCGCTGTCTGAAACACTTTGCGGTGCGTCACGGCCTGGGCATTTTAAAGGTGTTGCAACCGTTGTAACCATTCTCTTGAACATCGTCAGGCCCGATACCGCCTATTTCGGCCAGAAGGACGCACAGCAGGCGCTCCTTATTAAAAAAATGGTTCGTGACCTCCATATGCCGGTTTCCGTTCTCATCTGCCCGATTGTGAGAGAGGAAGACGGCTTGGCGATGAGCTCCCGCAATATCTACTTAAGCCCCGACGAACGGCGCGAGGCCGTATGCCTGAACGCGGGTCTTCAAAAAGCGGCGGATTATCTCCGCTCGGGACAGCCGGACGCGTATCAAACGGATAAGCTCGTATCCATCATTAAAAATTGTATTAAAGCGCAGCCGCTGGCCAACATCGACTACGTCGAGATTCGTGACAGCGAGACGCTGACGGATATCAGAGAAATTGCCCCCGGAAAAACCGCGCTGGCCGCCGTTGCCGTCCGTTTCGGAAAAACGCGGCTCATTGACAACAGGCTCCTCACGGCCGACTGA
- a CDS encoding DUF2520 domain-containing protein, giving the protein MKIGFFGAGKAGTALGLYFRRHGIALSGYASRRRASSQAAGAITCSDMFKNLTELAEASDVIFLTVPDDALCAIDASVAASIERGEIGREKIWLHTSGAHASSCLKNIVSSGGAVGSVHPLLSFGDPETSAARLDGTVFSVEGSELAVAVATKILEKTGAQFQRIAPEKKPLYHAAACVVSNHLVTLIDSGTRLFEAAGMDREAICQALFPLVDATLDNVRKKGPANALTGPVARGDVTTIRAHLSAIESTLPQEAAFYKAAALKTARMAAARLTPKQAAALQFILEE; this is encoded by the coding sequence TTGAAAATCGGATTTTTCGGCGCCGGAAAGGCGGGCACGGCGCTCGGGCTCTATTTCCGCCGCCACGGCATAGCGCTATCCGGCTATGCAAGCCGCCGCCGCGCCTCAAGCCAGGCTGCCGGGGCAATCACCTGTTCGGACATGTTTAAAAATCTAACCGAGCTAGCCGAAGCCAGTGACGTCATTTTTTTGACCGTTCCGGACGATGCCCTCTGTGCCATCGACGCGTCGGTCGCCGCCTCGATTGAACGCGGGGAAATCGGCCGGGAGAAAATATGGCTGCACACGAGCGGGGCGCATGCGTCCTCATGCCTGAAAAACATCGTGTCATCCGGCGGCGCTGTCGGCAGTGTGCATCCGCTTTTGAGCTTTGGTGACCCGGAAACGAGCGCCGCGCGGCTTGACGGCACCGTCTTTTCCGTGGAGGGCTCGGAGCTGGCCGTCGCCGTGGCAACGAAAATTCTTGAGAAAACGGGCGCGCAATTCCAGCGCATCGCGCCGGAGAAAAAGCCCTTATACCATGCTGCGGCGTGCGTTGTCTCAAACCATCTCGTCACGCTTATAGACAGCGGTACCCGGCTTTTTGAAGCGGCCGGTATGGACCGCGAGGCCATTTGTCAGGCCCTTTTCCCCCTTGTTGACGCAACGCTTGACAACGTCCGAAAAAAAGGACCTGCCAATGCTTTGACAGGCCCTGTCGCCCGCGGGGACGTGACGACAATACGGGCGCATCTATCGGCAATTGAATCAACACTGCCGCAAGAAGCGGCGTTTTACAAAGCCGCGGCTCTCAAAACCGCCCGCATGGCGGCGGCGCGACTGACGCCGAAGCAGGCTGCTGCACTGCAATTCATTTTGGAGGAGTAA
- the cydB gene encoding cytochrome d ubiquinol oxidase subunit II — protein sequence MNLNILWFLLIAVLYCGYFFLDGMDLGVGMLFPVLGKKDKDKALMLRAIGPTWGASEVWLLTAGGATFAAFPGWYASMFSGFYPALFLLLLGLIARGIGVEYWGKAATAAGKKLASVCITVGSLLPPLLLACALANIVQGIPIDASQNYTGTLFTLFTPFTLAAALGSVAFFLYHGAVFTDLKAKGDITGTMPVIKATGLAAIVLAAAAAVFALLQTDVFTKPVAAVAAVAGIVLLIVSYLVTIKKPTRLSMILNALVIACGIGTVFGGLFPNVMISSTDPANSLTIYNTASTPYTLTIMLTVTISVLPIVLLYTIWSHWSFRKLRDDKSSENQGDNGEREEAVY from the coding sequence ATGAATTTGAATATTCTGTGGTTTTTACTGATTGCCGTTTTATACTGCGGTTACTTCTTTCTCGACGGTATGGACCTCGGCGTCGGTATGCTTTTTCCTGTCCTCGGCAAAAAAGATAAAGACAAAGCCCTCATGCTGCGTGCCATCGGGCCGACCTGGGGTGCGAGCGAGGTTTGGCTTTTAACGGCCGGCGGCGCCACGTTTGCTGCCTTCCCCGGCTGGTATGCCTCAATGTTCAGCGGCTTCTATCCGGCGCTCTTCCTCCTCCTGCTCGGTCTTATTGCCCGCGGTATCGGCGTGGAGTACTGGGGGAAGGCAGCAACGGCAGCTGGTAAAAAGCTGGCGTCCGTCTGCATTACCGTTGGCAGTCTGCTGCCGCCGCTACTTCTGGCGTGCGCTCTTGCCAACATCGTTCAGGGCATCCCGATTGATGCCTCACAGAACTACACTGGCACACTTTTCACGCTTTTCACCCCCTTCACGCTTGCCGCCGCCCTCGGCTCTGTCGCGTTTTTCCTTTATCACGGGGCCGTTTTCACGGACCTGAAAGCTAAAGGCGACATCACCGGGACGATGCCCGTCATCAAAGCAACCGGTCTTGCCGCTATCGTTCTGGCCGCTGCCGCCGCCGTCTTCGCGCTGCTCCAGACAGACGTTTTCACAAAACCCGTCGCAGCGGTTGCGGCTGTTGCCGGTATTGTTCTCCTCATTGTCTCCTATCTTGTCACAATCAAAAAACCGACAAGGCTGTCCATGATTTTGAACGCGCTTGTCATCGCCTGCGGCATCGGCACCGTTTTCGGCGGTCTATTCCCGAACGTGATGATCTCCAGTACAGACCCTGCCAACAGCCTCACAATTTACAACACAGCCTCAACGCCGTATACCCTTACAATCATGCTGACCGTCACGATCTCAGTCCTGCCGATTGTGCTTCTATACACGATCTGGTCACATTGGTCTTTCAGAAAACTGCGTGACGATAAATCTTCAGAAAACCAGGGTGACAACGGTGAAAGAGAAGAGGCTGTTTACTGA
- a CDS encoding polyprenyl synthetase family protein, producing MQTDFKELLNSAYIFLKDVTDKVQLISSATGNDDINGLLSYPLSSAGHMLRPLLVYLTSLATDVEITNETNQKLVTFAAAVELIHNASLIHDDLLDREELRRGRPSLYKQYGPNAALLAGNCFYIKALELSNTHLDDAITGAIIKTAFRMCTGELQQASYQNRQMPKNVYLDIVKAKTGGLTALACKGAAIITGSFFVEYWEEIGSRIGVLYQLKDDLKDQDAHVSADFNFEAALAQYIKETEELLEKINCADKNKRFSELIRFF from the coding sequence ATGCAAACAGATTTTAAAGAATTGCTCAACAGCGCGTACATATTTCTGAAGGATGTTACCGACAAGGTTCAGTTAATTTCCAGTGCGACGGGAAATGACGATATCAACGGCCTACTCTCGTATCCGCTGTCATCGGCCGGGCATATGCTCCGCCCGCTTCTCGTATATTTGACGTCCTTAGCCACTGACGTCGAGATAACCAATGAAACAAACCAAAAGCTCGTAACATTTGCTGCCGCCGTCGAGCTCATCCATAACGCCAGCCTCATTCACGACGATTTGCTCGACCGCGAAGAACTCCGGCGGGGCAGGCCAAGCCTTTATAAGCAATACGGTCCAAACGCGGCGCTCCTGGCAGGTAATTGTTTTTATATCAAGGCTTTGGAGTTATCAAATACCCATTTGGACGATGCCATCACCGGCGCTATTATCAAGACGGCCTTTCGCATGTGCACCGGGGAACTGCAGCAGGCCTCATACCAAAACAGGCAGATGCCGAAAAACGTTTATCTCGACATCGTCAAAGCAAAAACAGGCGGCCTGACGGCGCTCGCTTGTAAAGGTGCCGCAATCATCACAGGCAGCTTCTTTGTTGAATACTGGGAAGAAATCGGTAGCCGAATCGGCGTCTTGTATCAGCTGAAGGATGACCTGAAAGATCAAGACGCACACGTCAGTGCTGATTTTAATTTCGAGGCGGCACTTGCACAATACATAAAGGAAACGGAGGAATTGCTGGAAAAAATCAACTGTGCTGATAAAAACAAACGTTTTTCAGAGCTGATCCGATTTTTCTAA
- a CDS encoding CPBP family intramembrane metalloprotease — translation MKKKAVILPVAGIVSAFILWYVIFVVSPMNFWLSMCLGVLLLAGYAVMIERDEFRHDTFRVHHIALGLLSAALLYGCFYVGNILAGLFIPAKDTQIMSVYANRTSLHPVVIGAALLVIIGPGEELFWRGFIQKSLKRFGVLSIVLQALIYALVHAVTFNFMLIMAALVCGLFWGALYYWKKSIYPVIISHAVWDVTVFLLLPFHR, via the coding sequence ATGAAAAAGAAAGCGGTGATTTTGCCGGTGGCCGGTATTGTATCGGCCTTCATCCTCTGGTACGTTATTTTTGTTGTCAGCCCGATGAATTTTTGGCTGTCAATGTGCCTTGGCGTTCTGCTTTTGGCTGGGTATGCCGTCATGATTGAGCGGGATGAATTCCGGCACGACACGTTTCGGGTTCATCATATTGCGCTCGGCCTCCTATCGGCTGCACTATTGTATGGATGCTTCTATGTCGGGAATATTCTGGCCGGTCTTTTTATACCGGCCAAAGACACGCAGATCATGAGCGTTTACGCCAACCGCACAAGCCTGCATCCAGTGGTGATCGGCGCGGCGCTGCTCGTTATCATCGGGCCGGGAGAAGAGCTCTTTTGGCGCGGGTTTATCCAAAAAAGTTTGAAGCGCTTCGGCGTGCTTTCCATTGTTCTTCAGGCGCTTATCTATGCGCTGGTACATGCCGTTACGTTTAATTTCATGCTCATCATGGCGGCGCTCGTTTGCGGCCTGTTCTGGGGGGCGCTTTATTACTGGAAGAAAAGCATTTATCCCGTCATTATTTCACATGCCGTCTGGGACGTCACGGTTTTCCTTCTCCTGCCGTTTCATCGATAA
- a CDS encoding aldo/keto reductase produces MQYRLDMKSGNKLSALGFGCMRFPRNLTQIDLDKSEKLVLKAFENGVNYFDTAYLYGGSEEALGRIVAKNNLREKIYIATKLPHSRCRSDADFDVFFQTQLDRLQTDYIDYYLIHNISNLEEWQRLCALGIESWIIEKKASGAIRQIGFSFHGTSEAFDALLAAYDWDFCQIQYNYVNTHYQAGTAGLKKATAKGLPVIVMEPLLGGKLATGLPRKAFDLFKTANPALSPAGWALRWLWHQREVTVVLSGMNEDAQLTENIALAEQALPGTLSAREEKTIEAVTDAFRASYKIPCTGCNYCMPCPQNINIPACFSAYNLSHTVGYVSGVQQYVLSTGMTNPDNNRSPANCIKCGKCEEHCPQHIQIRDRLAAVTKRMEPFWLKAALRLLLKFR; encoded by the coding sequence ATGCAATACCGTCTTGACATGAAATCGGGCAACAAGTTATCGGCTCTCGGCTTTGGCTGTATGCGTTTTCCAAGAAATCTGACGCAGATTGACTTGGATAAATCAGAAAAGCTTGTCCTCAAAGCCTTTGAGAACGGCGTCAATTACTTTGATACGGCGTATCTCTACGGCGGCAGCGAAGAGGCTCTTGGGCGCATTGTCGCCAAAAACAATTTAAGAGAAAAGATTTATATAGCGACAAAGCTGCCGCACAGCCGATGCCGCAGCGATGCGGATTTTGATGTTTTTTTTCAAACGCAGCTTGACCGCCTTCAAACCGATTATATTGATTACTATCTCATTCACAACATATCAAACCTTGAAGAGTGGCAGCGCCTGTGCGCGCTGGGCATCGAAAGCTGGATTATAGAGAAAAAAGCAAGCGGTGCCATCCGCCAAATCGGCTTCTCCTTCCATGGGACGTCTGAAGCGTTTGACGCCCTTCTGGCCGCGTATGACTGGGATTTCTGCCAGATTCAATACAATTACGTCAATACGCATTACCAGGCGGGGACGGCCGGGCTGAAAAAAGCCACGGCCAAAGGCCTACCTGTCATCGTCATGGAGCCGCTTCTGGGCGGCAAGCTCGCAACAGGTCTGCCGCGCAAAGCCTTCGACCTGTTCAAAACAGCTAACCCCGCTCTGTCGCCAGCGGGGTGGGCGCTCCGATGGCTTTGGCATCAGCGCGAGGTCACCGTTGTCCTGTCCGGTATGAATGAGGACGCACAACTCACCGAAAACATCGCTCTTGCCGAACAAGCCTTGCCCGGCACACTTTCTGCGCGTGAAGAGAAAACCATTGAGGCGGTGACGGACGCTTTCCGAGCCTCCTATAAAATTCCCTGCACAGGCTGCAATTACTGCATGCCCTGCCCGCAAAACATCAACATCCCGGCTTGCTTTTCTGCCTATAATTTGTCCCATACGGTTGGTTATGTTTCGGGCGTGCAGCAGTATGTCCTCAGCACCGGCATGACGAATCCGGACAATAACCGCTCGCCCGCCAACTGCATCAAATGCGGTAAATGCGAAGAGCACTGCCCGCAGCATATTCAGATCAGAGACCGCCTAGCCGCCGTGACAAAACGGATGGAACCGTTCTGGTTAAAAGCCGCTTTGCGCCTGCTGCTTAAATTCCGGTAG
- the menA gene encoding 1,4-dihydroxy-2-naphthoate octaprenyltransferase, which yields MQSSLLSWMRAIRPPTLTASVIPVVLGSVLAAKVYPLHVIGFLLAVIAMTFFQIASNLINDVDDFNRHVDTQESLGSSRVIVEELLTQKQVRTASHIFFLLAVGIGIYLSIVGGVVILIIGLFGAAGAYAYTGKPFRLKYRGYGIPLVFIMFGPLPVVGAYYLSAGSFSWLPPIQSVPVGLLTTAILHANDLRDIEHDRKAGIKSLAMAIGAQKARLFYKGLILGAYAAVIVDVLTGVLSAWGLLVILSVPLALMLMKSAETTENLRTLDHKTAALQLTFGLLLLIAVLF from the coding sequence ATGCAAAGCAGTTTATTAAGCTGGATGCGCGCCATCCGCCCGCCAACACTGACGGCGTCTGTCATACCGGTTGTCCTGGGCAGTGTTCTTGCCGCAAAAGTGTACCCGCTCCACGTCATCGGATTTTTATTGGCCGTCATTGCCATGACTTTTTTTCAAATTGCGTCGAACCTTATCAATGACGTCGACGATTTTAACAGACATGTTGACACGCAGGAATCTCTCGGCTCAAGCCGTGTTATTGTTGAAGAGCTGCTAACACAAAAACAAGTGCGCACGGCATCCCACATTTTTTTCTTGCTGGCTGTTGGAATCGGCATCTATTTAAGTATCGTTGGCGGCGTTGTCATTTTGATCATCGGCCTTTTCGGCGCGGCCGGTGCGTACGCTTATACGGGCAAGCCGTTTCGGCTTAAATACAGAGGATATGGCATCCCGCTCGTCTTCATTATGTTCGGCCCGCTGCCGGTGGTGGGCGCGTATTACTTATCTGCCGGGAGCTTCAGCTGGCTGCCGCCTATCCAATCCGTGCCCGTCGGATTGCTCACGACGGCGATTTTGCATGCCAATGACCTGCGTGATATTGAGCATGACCGGAAAGCCGGGATTAAATCACTGGCCATGGCCATAGGCGCGCAAAAAGCCCGCCTGTTTTACAAGGGGCTTATTCTGGGGGCATATGCCGCCGTAATCGTAGATGTTCTGACAGGTGTTTTGTCCGCCTGGGGGCTATTGGTGATCTTATCGGTGCCGCTTGCATTGATGCTGATGAAAAGTGCTGAAACAACCGAAAACCTCCGGACGCTTGACCATAAAACGGCCGCGCTGCAGCTGACGTTCGGCCTGCTGCTGCTGATTGCGGTGCTCTTTTAG
- a CDS encoding aspartate 1-decarboxylase codes for MLLFMLKAKLHRATVTQADIHYVGSVTIDKSLLQQAGILPGEKVQIVNLNNGERFETYTIEGEADSGVVCVNGAAARLVQPGDKVIIIAYAMMDESEAKTFKPNVLILDDANHVVHVRYEEHHGATV; via the coding sequence ATGTTACTATTTATGCTAAAAGCAAAGCTGCACCGTGCAACCGTGACGCAGGCGGATATCCACTACGTTGGCAGTGTGACGATTGACAAGTCGCTCCTCCAGCAGGCGGGTATTTTGCCGGGCGAAAAGGTGCAGATCGTCAACTTAAATAATGGCGAGCGGTTCGAGACATATACGATCGAGGGTGAGGCAGACAGCGGCGTTGTCTGCGTTAACGGCGCAGCGGCGCGGCTCGTTCAGCCCGGCGACAAGGTCATTATCATCGCCTACGCCATGATGGATGAATCTGAAGCAAAAACCTTCAAGCCGAATGTGCTGATTCTGGACGACGCAAACCATGTCGTCCACGTCCGGTACGAAGAACACCACGGGGCGACGGTATAA
- a CDS encoding cytochrome ubiquinol oxidase subunit I, with protein sequence MDVIVLSRIQFLLTTVFHYFFVPITIGLSIIVAIFQTVGYVKKDEAYTKLSIFFGKLFIVNFAVGVVTGIIQEFQFGMNWAGYSRFVGDIFGAPLAIEALAAFFLESTFIGVWLLGRNKLSPKVHNLSIWLVALGSTLSAYWILVANSFMQHPTGYSLNGGRAEMTDFAAVIFNQHALLQFAHVVVTALLTAAFFVMGISAYRLLRKKNADIFAKSFKFSVIVGLIFVIASAFTGDLQGKFLVKEQPMKIAAAEALWDTAQPAPFAVIAGIDEANQKNTFEIAIPNLLSFLSYNNFTGEVKGIKDLQNEMSAELGDGNYIPPVAATFWSFRLMIGFAGLMLVLCILALAKWKNNRFTDSKFLLGASLAAISFPYIANTSGWMMAELGRQPFIVYKLLTLDNAVSTTVAPGWVIFSSVGFVLIFVIAAVADVVLIKRIAKEEIKEEARK encoded by the coding sequence ATGGATGTTATCGTACTCTCCCGAATTCAATTTCTTCTGACAACGGTTTTCCATTACTTTTTCGTACCCATTACCATCGGCTTATCCATTATTGTCGCGATATTTCAAACGGTCGGCTACGTTAAAAAGGATGAAGCGTACACAAAGCTCTCAATTTTCTTTGGCAAGCTGTTTATCGTTAATTTTGCCGTCGGCGTCGTGACGGGCATCATTCAAGAGTTCCAATTCGGCATGAACTGGGCCGGATATTCTCGCTTCGTCGGCGATATTTTCGGCGCGCCGCTGGCGATTGAGGCCTTAGCGGCATTCTTCCTGGAATCGACGTTTATTGGCGTTTGGCTTCTCGGAAGAAACAAGCTGTCACCGAAGGTCCATAACCTCAGCATCTGGCTTGTGGCACTCGGCAGCACCTTATCGGCATATTGGATTCTCGTGGCAAACTCCTTTATGCAGCACCCGACAGGCTATTCCCTAAACGGCGGCCGTGCCGAAATGACGGATTTTGCCGCTGTTATCTTCAATCAGCACGCGCTTTTACAGTTTGCGCATGTGGTCGTCACAGCGCTTTTAACGGCCGCATTCTTTGTTATGGGTATCTCGGCCTATCGCCTGCTGCGCAAAAAAAATGCCGACATATTTGCAAAATCGTTTAAATTCTCCGTCATTGTCGGTCTCATCTTTGTCATTGCCTCCGCCTTCACCGGTGATTTACAGGGCAAGTTCCTTGTGAAAGAACAGCCGATGAAAATAGCCGCCGCTGAAGCCCTTTGGGATACGGCACAGCCAGCGCCGTTTGCCGTCATCGCGGGGATCGATGAAGCCAATCAAAAGAACACCTTTGAAATCGCTATACCAAATCTGCTGAGCTTTTTGAGTTACAACAATTTCACCGGCGAGGTCAAGGGCATCAAAGACTTGCAAAATGAAATGAGTGCCGAGCTTGGTGACGGCAACTACATCCCGCCGGTCGCCGCCACATTCTGGAGCTTCAGGCTGATGATCGGCTTCGCCGGGCTGATGCTCGTTCTGTGCATTCTTGCTCTCGCCAAATGGAAGAATAACAGATTTACCGACTCGAAATTCCTTCTCGGCGCATCTCTTGCGGCAATCAGCTTCCCATATATCGCCAACACAAGCGGCTGGATGATGGCAGAACTCGGTCGGCAGCCCTTTATCGTCTACAAATTGCTGACGCTCGACAACGCCGTTTCCACAACGGTTGCGCCGGGATGGGTCATCTTCTCCAGCGTCGGCTTTGTCCTCATCTTTGTAATCGCCGCCGTTGCCGATGTTGTTTTAATCAAGCGAATTGCCAAAGAAGAAATCAAGGAGGAGGCGCGGAAATGA
- a CDS encoding acyltransferase produces the protein MNSYLSREELDAMGFKSLGQNVCLSRKASVYAPERIQIGANVRIDDFVFLSGDITLGSHVHIAPFCSLVGGSAGAGIVMEDFSGLSGHVMIYAVSDDYSGDFMTNPTVPDCYTNVKTGEVALRRYVIVGAGSVILPGVEIGEGAAVAAMSLVTRQLPAWKICAGIPARPLKDRSRNLLELEKQYWMDTLPSERGCAV, from the coding sequence ATGAATTCGTATCTCAGCAGGGAAGAACTCGACGCGATGGGTTTTAAGAGTCTCGGGCAGAATGTCTGCCTCAGCCGGAAGGCGAGTGTTTACGCACCGGAACGTATCCAAATCGGCGCGAACGTCCGAATTGACGACTTTGTCTTTCTGTCGGGCGATATTACGCTTGGCAGCCATGTTCACATTGCGCCGTTCTGCTCGCTCGTCGGCGGCAGCGCCGGGGCGGGCATTGTGATGGAAGATTTCTCTGGCTTGTCCGGCCATGTGATGATTTACGCCGTGTCGGACGATTACTCCGGTGACTTTATGACAAATCCGACCGTCCCCGATTGTTATACGAACGTCAAGACGGGCGAGGTCGCCTTGAGGCGCTATGTGATTGTCGGTGCCGGTTCGGTGATCCTGCCCGGTGTCGAGATCGGAGAGGGTGCGGCGGTTGCCGCGATGAGCCTGGTGACGCGGCAGCTGCCGGCGTGGAAGATCTGCGCCGGAATCCCCGCACGGCCGCTTAAGGATAGGAGCCGAAACCTCCTCGAGCTTGAAAAACAGTATTGGATGGATACATTGCCTTCTGAAAGAGGGTGTGCTGTATGA